The DNA window ACCGCCTTCGGCTGCGGCGTCGGCGAGCGGGCCGCCGGCCTTCCCGCTCTGGTGCGGCTGGAACGCCGCACGCATCAGCCCGGCCACCGTCACGCGGGCGCCATCGCCCGTACGCATCCGGACAGGCCACGCACTCGGGCAGACTCGGGAGACACCACGGAGCACCGACCGCACGACGCCGATACGTACAACCAGGAGCTGACCGCCACACCAGCACAAGGCGACGACGGCGCGGTTCTCCGCCTTCCAGGCCCTGGCCGGAGTCGGCAGCGACGGCTCCACGGAAGGCTTCAGCAACTGTCGGCTACCCGGGATCCAACGGCCGCGGAAAGGCGGGCGGGGACGGGGGGCTGACGGGGCAGCGGGAGGTAGGCGGCCGCGCGGCTCTTCGCCGCGGTCAGCGGGTCAGATGCCGAACTCCGCCGCCGACAGGCCAAGCGCAGTGCACGCCTCGCGGATGATCTGCTCCTCGGCAGGCTCGATGAAGCCGTCCGCACCCGCGACCACGATGCCGGTCTGGATGACAGCCCGTGCCTCGGTGGGCTTGTTCGCCACCTTGACGACCTCCTGAAGCACCGCCGCCTTGCCCATGACGAAGCCGGCCGAAAGCTGGTCGACGTGCTTGTTGAAACGCTGGCGGAGCTGGTCAGCGGGGAAGTTCTGAAGGACGTCGTTGGTGAGGATGAGCGACTCGACGTGCTGGCGCTCGGCGGGATCGACCTGTCCGTCAGCGGCGGCCACCAACGCGCACATGGCCATGCTGGCGTCCCGGAAAGCGCCGCTCTTCAGCTCCGTCTTCAGCGACGTTAGCTGCGACTTCAGCGCGCTCACGAGCTCGGCCCTGGAACCGCCCCCGGACCGTGTGCCGGACGGCCCATGGCCGCCGGAGCCGCCGCGCACCCCTTGGGCCTGCTGCAGACCTCTGGTCGCCTGGTCCTTGATCCGATCCCACATCGCCACTCGTGCCACCTCAGCTTCTGCCACGTCGTCCCTCGTTGGACACGCATCATCGATCGTGCACCACTCTGCTAACGCCTTCCACACACCGTGAAGTTCCACCACCACGGCTGATGCGACGCCCTCAGCACACATGCCACCCCACGCAGGCGCAGGCCGGAGCGGCACAGCGCGAAGACGAACAAGACGGGAGGCCGGGCAGGACCGGCGCCCCGCCGAGGAGGCCGAGCACCTCCAGGACGTGCCGAGGACCAGAACCACAGACCCGGAAAACATCACCGAGAAGGGCTCGTCGTGCCAGCGCCGGTCGGCGGTGCCGTCGTCGTCGTGGATTGCAGCATGAACTCGGCGAGGGGGCTGCCGTCGGGAAACGTGATGGTGAGCGCATTGGGGATTTGCGCGTAGCAGGCGTCGGCCCGCTCCCAGTCCTCCTCGTCGGCAGCCCGCCAAGCCGCGGGCGGTGCGGGAGCACCACGAGGAGCCTTTGACCCCTCCCCCATAGCCGTGACACCCCGGGCCCCCGAGAGGGCCCGGGGGCGCGAGCGTCACCGCGCGGCGTTGTGGCGACGGGGCGGGCCGCTGCCGGTGGCGCGGGAGGGTGCGTGCCCGGACCTCCGCCAGACGTGACCGGGCGCGGTGCGCCCATCAGCACACCGGCCGCGAGCAGGTTGGGCAGCGGCACGGCGCCTCCTGGGTGGTCAGATAAGTGGGGTGAGGTCGCTGGGGCTGAGGGTGTAGGTCAGTGGGGGGTAGGTGAAGATTGTTTCTTGGTTTTCGCGGCGGCGTAGGGCGTAGAACTCGCGCCTTTGGTCATCGTCGGCCAGGGTGAGGCGCGGGCCCTGGGGGAGGTACGCGTGGCCGTCGTGGAAGCGGAGGAAGGTCTTTGATGTTCGGAAGGTCACGCCCAGCCATGTGTTGTCCGCCGCCGGGACGGGTGTTTCCGCCACGATCTTGTGCCGGAGCCGTCGGTTCGAATCGACGGAGAATGCGACGACGCTGTGGTGGGTCAGGGGAATCTCGAACTTCTCCGCGTCTGATTCCTTTGATTCGAAGACCAGCTTCCGGACCGGGCCCGCCTCGAGGAAACCGTAGCAGGAGAAGACGGCGATGAACGTCCCGTTGGCCAGATCGAGGGCCTGGTCGCAGTGGCTGCCCATGGTCCTGTAGGCGTTCGTGTAGCGCTCGATGAGCGCGTTGTTGAAGCCGGCCGGCAGCCCCGCATGTTCCTGGACCTGCTGGGCCAACCGTTCGTGCACCGGCCCGAAAGGCTGCGCCGGGCTGCCGTATGGAGTGGTGGTGCGGACGAGGGGGACGCCGGAGTCGGCGGCCCCGTCGATTCGGGTGAGTACGGCGCCCTGTCGGCCTTTTCCCACGTCTTCCCAACGCGTCGACGCCGACAGCTCCGCAAAGAGGTCGCCCCCGGCCGGGACCGCGCGCGAGATGATCTCATCCGAGATCCGGGACCCGAGGGGCACGGTAGTCTCCTTCGTTCATGCTGAAGTGGAACGCGTCCCGGTAGTCGATGAAGGACGAGGTCCGGTTCTCCTCCGCGTACAGCCTGCGCAGTTCCGTCATACCCGCCGGTGTGGGCGGTTGCAGCGGCACCAGCTCCCCGGCCGCCTTGAGGAAGGTACGGCCGTTCCGGTGGACGGCCTCGGTGTCCGAGCAGCGCACCACGTACCCCAGGCGGGTCGGCAGCAGCTCGGCGTCCAGCGGCGACGGCCGGATCTCGTGCGTGTACAGCCGGTTGGTGGACAGCGGCATGAAGAACACGGACCCGGGGTGGAGCGTGACCGTGAACTGCGCGGGAAGTCCCGCCCCTTGGGCCGGGTTCTTGAGGCGGAAGCGGAGTCGGGTCAGCCCGCTGACGCCCTTCACCCCGCGGTCGAAGGGGTCCTCGGGCAGGGGCCGCAGCCTGTCGAGCCCGTCGTAGAAGGTGCAGAAGGCCATGATGCCGTTGACAGGCATGTCCTTCGTCTTGTCGGCGTGCGCCGAGATCTTCGCCTTGGACTGCTTGCGCCCCGGCGCCGCAGAGGCGTTGTGGTAGATCTGCGCGAGGACGTGGTTGAGCGGGGCCTGGTCGCGGAAGACGGCGGCAGCCTCCCGGTTCAAGGCCTCGACGATGTGCGTGTCGGCCGGGCCGAAACCCTCCGTCGGCCCCGAGAGGTTCGTCGAGCACCGGAGCAGGCGGAAGTGCAGGTCGTCGTCCCCGCTTCGGGTGACGGGCGTCAGGTAGATCCCGCTGCGATGCGCCGTTCCCGGCTTGGTGGACTCCGTCAACGACTGGAACACGTGCTCCGCGCGGATCCGACCGAAGTGATCCTCGTCGGGATCGAAGAAGCGGCGGTAGTACACGCCGACGCCATGGACGAGCAGGGGGACGCGGCCGATTCCCACGAAGGCCCACGGCCCGCCGCCGTACCCGTGCGACAGCTCCCGGATGACGAACACCCGCGCCGAACCCTCCAGGTGACGATCGCTGACCCCGGAAACATCGCCGCACAGGTACACGGTCTTCCCCGCCAGGCCGGCCGCACCGGAAGCGAGCTCCTCCGGGGTGATCACAGTCCCGAAGAACTCCCTGACCAGGTCCTCGCCGGACAACCCCGAAGGCGCGACCAGGACATTGCCCCCACTCTCGATGCGGGCCTCGGCGGCCGGAGCGGCGGTGGCGCGGGGCGTCGGCCGCCCGTACGGCGGCGAGGCGTCATCCATGGCGCGGCCCTTCGAGGTGGGAACAACTGGTTGACGCTATTGTGCAGGTCCGTACGCCATGAATGACCGCCTCCAGCAGGCCGTGCCGGATACGGCGTAAGCCCGGCGAGGACGAAGTAGAGGTTCTCGTCCATGCGAACGTCGGCAGGGGGTCTCGGTGAGGGCGGCTACCTCGACCCTGACGAGGTGGGGGCAGGCGCGCTTCTTCGGTTCGATCCAGCCCAGTCGTAGTAGCGCGGCCCTTTCGCCCCGGTTCGGCACTCTGCCGGTGCCAGGCCGAGGCAGGCAGGCGGTCGGCCACGGCATCCGCGCGGGCAGTGGTCCGCCCCTCGTTGATCTGCACCCGCCTGCTGCAGGCGACGGCCAGCACGTAGCCGATCGCGCGGGACTCCAGCAGGGCGCGCAGTCCGGGATCCTGACCGTAAGCCTCGTCGCCCCTGTTCTTCCCTCCCGACGGCCGGGCCGTCGAAAGCGGGTCAAGCCGACGCTGAACCATACGTACACAACGCTACGCGGCGGGGTGGCCTGGCCGACTTGCGTGACCGTGCGCAGAGCCGAAGGCGGGAACGGGGCGGATCGACAACGCCGAGGGCGTCCTTGATGTGGAGGAAGCCCCTGATCTCGCCACCGGGCCCGGTGACGACCAAACGAAAAAAGCCACCGAACCTCTCGGTACGACAGAAGCTACTTACGCGTCGGAGTGCTCCGGCAGGGTGAGCCAGTCCGACCAGGAGATCTCTCGGCCGAGGAAGCGCGGTTGCTCGAACGGCCAGTCGGCGGCGATCCACTGCGGTACCAGCTCATCGAGGGCCTGCTCGACCTTGCTGTCCACCAGCTCGTCCACCACCCACCAGGAGATCTCGCCGTCCGCGCCGGCCCTCTCCGGTGGGTCGATGTAGACACAGCCGAGCAGAGCTGTCTCCTCTGCGTCGAAAAGCGCGTAGTTGAAAGACTGGTGTACGGCGATCTCCTTCTCGTGTCGCAACAGGTCGGCCTGGTCGGCCTCGTAGGTCATGGTGGCCGCGGGCCAGCCCCAGGCTGGGCCGTAGATGGTCCACAGCCGCTCGCGCGAACCCATCACAGCCGGATAGTCGAGCGGGGTGTCCGCCTCCCGGATCGGCCGCAGGTGATGACCACTGCCCGGCAGCGGTACCAGGACGGGATGGACGAAGTTATCGGGGAGCCAGCTCATAGCGCCCGACCGTAGCAGCGCGCGGCCGCCGGGCCATCGCCCTGACACCGGACACCGGAGCGGATGGAGCAACTCGCCAAGGTCGGGATGCGGTGGGCGTAGCCGCGTTCACGAGAAGCCGGGCTGGACAGGATGTTCCTGTCCAGCCCGGCTGCTGCGTGGTCAGCCGAAGTCGAGCATGTCCTGGTGCGGAGCTGGCGTACGCGGGGAGGGACTCAACGGGGGCGCGGGGGCGTGGACCTGCTGGGCGGCCTCCCAGCGTGCGATCAGCTCCGCCTTCCAACCCTTCTCCGCAGGCCATGGAACGCCCCATTCGGCGAGCTGGGCACGCGTCCATCCGCCCTTGGGCGTGCGGGCGGCGTCGATCTCTTCAGGTGACGGCAGTACAGACATGTGGGATCAACGAACGACAGGACGTAGGTGTCACCCGCCGACCGGTCAGGGTGTGTCGCCGGTCCAGTCCCCGCAGCGCCGCTCGCCGGGGCGCAGGTCGTACAGGGCTCGGCTGCCGGGGCCGAACTTCCCGATCTCGGTCATCAGCGCGGCGCCGGTCTGGATCTCGTCCCGGCACACGCACCGGAGGTCGATGTCAGCCCGGGCAGGAGCCGGCGCAGAGGGAGCCGATGGTGTAGGTACCTGCGAGATTTCCCTTGTTGCCGGCGGTGGTGCTGCCGATCCGATTCGTGTAATTGACGCTGTGGTAGTAGTGGAACCTGCTACCGGTGCGGTTGTACACGGACCGGGTGTTCGTGCCGGCTCGCATCCATGAACACTGGGAACGGGTGTCGGTGGAGCTCTGGGACCACTGGCATTTCTGTCCGCCCCCGTCCCTCTCCGAGTAGAAGCAGATCCAGCCGGACGCGCAGTTGTCGTAGCCGCTGATCGAGACGTCGTCGGCCTGGGCCGCGGGCGCGAGTGCAAGCGCTGCACCGACGAGTCCGGTCGTTACGGCCAGGCTGAACTTTGTCCGACGGTTCATTACCCCTCCTTCGACTGAGGCGAGATTGCCGTGGCGGCCCGCACCGTCGAGGCTCGGGCTGCTACCGAGAAGTCTGGCGGGTACACCGATTGAGCGGCTACGGGCGAATCAGCCAGTTCGTTGAAGTTCGTTCGCCATAAGGCATGTTCGAGGCTCTTCGTGCCATCAGAGCCGGAACTCCCCATGTGAGCGGTTTGTCGTCCACCGATTCCTGAGGGGCCGTTCGTACGAGCCGAATTGGTAGTGCTCCACCTCGCACCGGGGTCAATCGGTGGTGCCACAAACGCGGGAGGAGAGGTGTCAGATGCTCGTGAGCTCGGACGATGGCCCGTCGAGGAGGCTGGGCCGGCTGGTTGTCGGACGAGAGCACGATCATGGCTGAACCTGAAGGAGGTCTTGCCCGTCGTCGACTGCGGACCGTGAATCCCAGGGGGCAGCCCCTGGACCCCGCCAGCGCCTAGGTCGCGCTGGACCGGCCACTGCGTGGGGGCTACTCACCCCCCAGACCCCCTCACCAGGCGCTAGGAGGGCCTGCCTTCCGACTCGTCGGGGTGAAGATGAGGTTCCCCCGCTGTGCGGGAGCGGCTGTCACCATCGACACTGGGGGTCAGGGTGTGTCGCCTGCACAGCCCCATCGGCGCGGGCGCCGGGGCCGAACTACCCGATCTCGGTCATCAGCGCGACGCCGGTCTCGATCTCGTCCGCGCTCCAGCCGGTGATGTCGAGGAGCAGGCTGTCCAACGGGCCACCGACCAGTTCGGCGTAGGTGCGGACGGTCTTGGGGCCGGGCAGGGATTGGTCGTGGTCCTCGCCGCAGATCCGGCCGCGCAGCAACTCCTCCTCCCTGTCCAGCCTGCAGGAGGCCTGCAGCTCGACGGGCAGGGGAACGGTCGTTGTCGTAGTCCTCTGACAGGTGATGTTGACCGATTGTCAGGCGAGTTTGACCGCCTCCGCCCAGGCCGCCCGGTCCTGTACCGGATGGACCGTGGATGATCAGGACGTGCTGGTTCACACCGAGGCGACGCAGCAGGCTCCCCCACGTCCCCTAGCCCGATTCGCGCAAGCCCCGACCCGTGCGGCATGGGCTCGCGGGCATTGCGGGCCTTAGAGGTCGCGCAGGTAGGCGATGGCCAGGGTGGGGTGGCATGTGAGGTAGGCACAGGTTCCTTGATCATGGAGTTGCAACGCTCTGTGATCATCGAGAGACCTGCGCCTGTCCTGCGTCCCAGGGTCGGGTGCAGGCATCTGGCTGGTGGGTGGAGCGGTCAGCGCACCAGCTCGGCGGCCAGGAGGTCCATCAGGAGGCCGTCGTGCCAAGTGCCGTCCGGGCCACGCTCGTACTGCCGCATGATGCCGACGGGTTGGAAGCCGACCTTGGTGTAACAGCGGATCGCCGCGGTGTTGTCGGCTGCTGGGTCGATGACCAGACGGTGATAGCCGTGGGCGTCGATGAGATGGCGGGCCAGTGTCCGTACGGCGTCAGTGCCCAGACCCCTGCCGTGCACTGTGGGATCGAGGAAGAGGTCGATGCCGGCGTGCCGGTAGTCCGGATCTTCCTCGGTGTACCACTGGATCATGCCGATGATCCGCTGCTGGTAGTCGACAGTCAGGGACCGAGTGTCAGGGTCTTCGAGATCGGCGGCGATATCTGCCTCGAGATCCTCCCCGCCGTTCCACCGTGCACGCACCTCGGGTGTGGCCCGGATGGAGGCCAGGGTGGAGATGTCCTCGCGGACAGTGGGGCGAAGGGAGATGGAGGCGCCATGCAGCACGGTCATGGCCAGGAACTGTACGCGAGCGTGGCCTCGGAGTGGATTGCGCGATCGCATGGTGAGCGTTGGGGGCGGTTGTCCCAGCGGTGGGTTGTCCAGGAGCGTCGGATCAGGCCGCGGATGGTGATGATGGTGTCGGCGAGGTCGAAGAATGCGTTGATCACGGTAGCGCGGCGTTCGTAGCAGCGGGCGAGGCGGTGGAAAGCGTTCTGCCAGGCGTGGGTGCGGTCCACGTGCCACCGCTGACCGGCCTGGATCGGTGCTTCTCCCCCTTGTGCGCGATCCGGCCGTTCAGGCCGCGCTCGTCGAGTTCGGAGCGGATGCCGGTGGAATCGTAGCCGCCGACCAGGTGGACGGTGATCTCGTCCGGCAGGGGTCCAAACCCGTTGAGCAGGTCGAGGGTTGGGGCCAGCAACGTCGAGTAGGTGGTGGACAGCCGACTTGTCTCCTCCCCGACGCACCGAAGACGCGGGGCCAGACGAGGGCTTCTGTTATAGCCGCCAGCCCCACGCCTCACCGCCCGTACAGGCCCTCAGAGCGGGTAGGACTAGGTTGATCGCCGTGTAGAAGGTAGTCAGGGCGCCCTCAAGCGAGCCCGGGCCGACGCGCGCGGACCGTACGGCTGGTCGTGCAGGGGGTGCTCATCGGATTCTGCGCCGCGCGGCTTGCATGGACGGGCGGCGGAGTTCAGTGGCCTGTCCCGGGTCGCCGTGGGCGAAGGCGCCGGTCTGTCTGGCCACCGGGCCCGCCCGGGGTCGGGAAAGCGCGTCCTGCACTGGGCACATCAGGGCTGTGCCGGTTTCGCCGACGGGGTAACTGTTCTTGTTGTTCCTCGGGCGGCCCGACCCTGGACCCCGTACGCTCGTTCGGTTAGGCTGTCCTTGCCTGGCGTGCGGGCGCGTTCGTTCGGGTCTTTGCCTTAGGTGGCAACCCCTACGACAGAACGGGCGGAGGCGGGGCGCAGGTGCGTGTGACGGGCTTCTCGGGTCCCGGCCCGCAGCTGGAGGCGAGGCGTCGTGGATGAGATCGCGGTCACGGCCGGAGCCCTGTATGTCATCGTCTTGCTCCGCGCCGGAGGTACATTCGCCGTCGGGTGGCTCACCGGGGCCGGTGCCCGGCGCAGTAGGTTCGCCGAACGGATTGCCTCGGTGAAGTTCCGACGCGTCGAGCGAGCGATTCAGCGGTGGGGCGCGCCCGTGGTGGCCGTTTCTTTCCTGACCGTTGGTTTCCAGACCGCGGCGAACTTCCTTGCCGGCAGCCTGCGCATGCCGTTGTCGCGCTACCTCCCGGCCCTGTTCCTGGGCGGAGCAGCCTGGGCCCTGATCTACGCGACCGCGGGGCTCGGTTTGCTCGAAGTGCTGGGAAGGCTCTTCGCCGAGCGCACGGCTCTTGGGGTGTCCGCCGTCGCCGTCCTCCTCCTCGCGGTGTGCGGGGTCGTGGTGTACCGCAGAAGAAGGGCGGCGGCCCTGCCGTTCGGTCACACCGTGGCTGAGAAACCGTAGGCAAGGCCGCACAAGGCCGCCGCGGCAGAGGCCGACGGTTACACCTTGCCGTACCCGGGCGGGGTGTTCTTCTCGAATGGCATACGTGGGTCTGCTTAGACGGTTTGGGCGGTTTCGGCGGCTCGGGCCTTCCTGAATGGTCTGGCTTCGGCAGCCAGGCCTACCGCCACGTCGTCCCCGCCCTCGGCCACAGCCGGGCGCCCCACCCGCGACCGCACCTTCGACGGATCCGCACGACAACGCTGCCCCCGGCTGAGAACTCAGCCGTGGGCAGCGTTGTCGGCGGCTTCACCGCGAGCCGTAGGCCCGACGGGCCTACAGGTCCTGCGGGCCGACGTCCGGGCCGCCGACCGTGTAGGTGTCGTAGACGTCGAGGAGGTCCTCTTCGGCGTCCAGCAGAATCTCGGGCGGCATCCGGCA is part of the Streptomyces subrutilus genome and encodes:
- a CDS encoding tellurite resistance TerB family protein encodes the protein MAMWDRIKDQATRGLQQAQGVRGGSGGHGPSGTRSGGGSRAELVSALKSQLTSLKTELKSGAFRDASMAMCALVAAADGQVDPAERQHVESLILTNDVLQNFPADQLRQRFNKHVDQLSAGFVMGKAAVLQEVVKVANKPTEARAVIQTGIVVAGADGFIEPAEEQIIREACTALGLSAAEFGI
- a CDS encoding GNAT family N-acetyltransferase, giving the protein MTVLHGASISLRPTVREDISTLASIRATPEVRARWNGGEDLEADIAADLEDPDTRSLTVDYQQRIIGMIQWYTEEDPDYRHAGIDLFLDPTVHGRGLGTDAVRTLARHLIDAHGYHRLVIDPAADNTAAIRCYTKVGFQPVGIMRQYERGPDGTWHDGLLMDLLAAELVR
- a CDS encoding peptidase inhibitor family I36 protein encodes the protein MNRRTKFSLAVTTGLVGAALALAPAAQADDVSISGYDNCASGWICFYSERDGGGQKCQWSQSSTDTRSQCSWMRAGTNTRSVYNRTGSRFHYYHSVNYTNRIGSTTAGNKGNLAGTYTIGSLCAGSCPG
- a CDS encoding GNAT family N-acetyltransferase — encoded protein: MSWLPDNFVHPVLVPLPGSGHHLRPIREADTPLDYPAVMGSRERLWTIYGPAWGWPAATMTYEADQADLLRHEKEIAVHQSFNYALFDAEETALLGCVYIDPPERAGADGEISWWVVDELVDSKVEQALDELVPQWIAADWPFEQPRFLGREISWSDWLTLPEHSDA
- a CDS encoding alpha-ketoglutarate-dependent dioxygenase AlkB, with amino-acid sequence MPLGSRISDEIISRAVPAGGDLFAELSASTRWEDVGKGRQGAVLTRIDGAADSGVPLVRTTTPYGSPAQPFGPVHERLAQQVQEHAGLPAGFNNALIERYTNAYRTMGSHCDQALDLANGTFIAVFSCYGFLEAGPVRKLVFESKESDAEKFEIPLTHHSVVAFSVDSNRRLRHKIVAETPVPAADNTWLGVTFRTSKTFLRFHDGHAYLPQGPRLTLADDDQRREFYALRRRENQETIFTYPPLTYTLSPSDLTPLI
- a CDS encoding DedA family protein, which translates into the protein MDEIAVTAGALYVIVLLRAGGTFAVGWLTGAGARRSRFAERIASVKFRRVERAIQRWGAPVVAVSFLTVGFQTAANFLAGSLRMPLSRYLPALFLGGAAWALIYATAGLGLLEVLGRLFAERTALGVSAVAVLLLAVCGVVVYRRRRAAALPFGHTVAEKP